Proteins encoded by one window of Pseudonocardia alni:
- the paaK gene encoding phenylacetate--CoA ligase PaaK: MTAATRRLGDAPPAELLDPAERMSVDELRALQLERLQWSLRHAYDNVPHYRARFDEHGVRPADCRELADIAKFPTTTKADLRETYPFGMFAVPRERIARIHASSGTTGRPTVVGYTAGDLDRWAGLVARSIRAAGGRPGHRVHVAYGYGLFTGGLGAHYGAEKLGATVIPVSGGMTPRQVQLIGDFEPEVIMLTPSYMLTLLDEFERQGVDPRSTSLQVGIFGAEPWTEQMRAEIEERAGIHAVDIYGLSEVMGPGVSQECVETKDGLHIWEDHFLPEVVDPLDGTPLPDGSEGELLFTSLTKEGLPIIRYRTRDLTTLLPGTARPQMRRMAKITGRSDDMIILRGVNVFPTQIEEIVLRTPGLAPHFQLELTTQGRLDAMTVRVEARGDTPADRRDPAAAELVRAVKETVGISVTCDVVDPDTLERSVGKLQRLKDHREPRS; the protein is encoded by the coding sequence ATGACGGCGGCGACGAGGCGCCTCGGCGACGCGCCCCCGGCCGAGCTGCTGGACCCCGCCGAGCGGATGTCGGTCGACGAGCTGCGTGCGCTGCAGCTCGAGCGTCTGCAGTGGTCGCTGCGGCACGCCTACGACAACGTGCCGCACTACCGCGCGAGGTTCGACGAGCACGGCGTGCGCCCCGCCGACTGCCGCGAGCTCGCCGACATCGCGAAGTTCCCGACGACGACCAAGGCCGACCTGCGGGAGACCTACCCGTTCGGCATGTTCGCGGTGCCGCGTGAGCGGATCGCGCGGATCCACGCGTCGTCGGGCACGACGGGGCGCCCGACCGTCGTCGGCTACACCGCGGGTGACCTCGACCGGTGGGCCGGGCTCGTCGCCCGGTCGATCCGGGCCGCGGGCGGGCGCCCCGGCCACCGCGTCCACGTCGCCTACGGGTACGGCCTGTTCACCGGCGGGCTCGGCGCGCACTACGGCGCGGAGAAGCTGGGCGCGACCGTCATCCCCGTCTCCGGCGGGATGACCCCGCGCCAGGTGCAGCTCATCGGCGACTTCGAGCCCGAGGTCATCATGCTGACCCCGAGCTACATGCTCACCCTGCTCGACGAGTTCGAGCGCCAGGGTGTCGACCCCCGGTCGACGAGCCTGCAGGTCGGGATCTTCGGTGCCGAGCCCTGGACCGAGCAGATGCGCGCCGAGATCGAGGAGCGGGCCGGCATCCACGCCGTCGACATCTACGGGCTGTCCGAGGTCATGGGACCCGGCGTGTCACAGGAGTGCGTGGAGACCAAGGACGGTCTGCACATCTGGGAGGACCACTTCCTGCCCGAGGTCGTCGACCCGCTCGACGGCACCCCGCTGCCCGACGGCTCCGAGGGCGAGTTGCTGTTCACCAGCCTCACCAAGGAGGGGCTGCCGATCATCCGCTACCGCACCCGCGACCTCACGACGTTGCTCCCGGGTACCGCGCGGCCGCAGATGCGGCGGATGGCCAAGATCACCGGCCGGTCCGACGACATGATCATTCTGCGCGGGGTGAACGTCTTCCCGACCCAGATCGAGGAGATCGTGCTCCGCACGCCCGGGCTCGCGCCGCACTTCCAGCTGGAGCTGACCACCCAGGGCAGGCTCGACGCGATGACCGTGCGCGTGGAGGCCCGCGGCGACACGCCCGCCGACCGCCGCGACCCGGCCGCCGCGGAGCTCGTGCGCGCGGTGAAGGAGACCGTCGGTATCTCCGTGACCTGCGACGTCGTCGACCCCGACACCCTGGAGCGCTCGGTCGGGAAGCTGCAGCGGCTCAAGGACCACCGGGAGCCGAGGAGCTGA